In a genomic window of Brassica rapa cultivar Chiifu-401-42 chromosome A10, CAAS_Brap_v3.01, whole genome shotgun sequence:
- the LOC117129305 gene encoding uncharacterized protein LOC117129305: protein MQVLLVAEQNNQLLTLNHQARPTGSARFPEANVASSSYDNRRGRGRGRGGNRYHGRGRGRGRRFRPYDERNNKDFHEIERNKKGQDDKRQTGKVCYRCGIKGHWVRTCHTPKHLADLYRESQKGKEKGRGETNFISDEPGPSFHGLNDDTHLGVSDFLVEP from the coding sequence ATGCAAGTCCTCCTTGTAGCGGAGCAGAATAATCAACTCTTGACTTTAAACCATCAAGCTCGTCCCACTGGATCTGCTCGATTCCCTGAAGCGAATGTTGCATCATCCAGTTATGATAATAGAAGAGGACGAGGTCGTGGACGTGGTGGAAACCGTTATCATGGTCGTggaagaggacgaggaagaagattcCGTCCCTATgatgaaagaaataataaagacTTCCACGAAATTGAAAGGAATAAAAAGGGCCAGGATGATAAAAGGCAAACGGGAAAGGTTTGCTACAGATGCGGCATCAAAGGTCATTGGGTACGTACCTGTCATACACCAAAACATTTAGCCGATCTGTATAGAGAATCCCAAAAGGGAAAAGAGAAAGGAAGAGGTGAAACTAACTTCATCTCTGATGAACCTGGGCCATCCTTTCATGGTTTAAACGATGATACTCATCTCGGCGTATCGGACTTTCTGGTTGAGCCATAG
- the LOC103864874 gene encoding pyruvate dehydrogenase E1 component subunit beta-1, mitochondrial: MWGILRQRGIDGGGLSLRRTRSALVSARSYAAGSKEMTVRDALNSAIDEEMSADPKVFVMGEEVGQYQGAYKITKGLLEKYGPERVYDTPITEAGFTGIGVGAAYAGLKPVVEFMTFNFSMQAIDHIINSAAKSNYMSAGQINVPIVFRGPNGAAAGVGAQHSQCYAAWYASVPGLKVLAPYSAEDARGLLKAAIRDPDPVVFLENELLYGESFPISEEALDSSFCLPIGKAKIEREGKDVTIVTFSKMVGFALKAAEKLAEEGISAEVINLRSIRPLDRETINASVRKTSRLVTVEEGFPQHGVCAEICASVVEESFSYLDAPVERIAGADVPMPYAANLERLALPQVEDIVRAAKRACYRSK; the protein is encoded by the exons ATGTGGGGAATCTTGAGGCAAAGAGGCATTGATGGAGGCGGCTTG TCTCTTAGGAGGACACGATCCGCATTGGTTTCCGCAAGGAGCTACGCAGCTGGGTCAAAAGAG ATGACTGTCAGAGATGCCCTAAATTCTGCAATTGATGAGGAAATGTCTGCAGATCCAAAAGTCTTTGTCATGGGTGAAGAG gttggacAATATCAAGGTGCCTACAAG ATCACTAAAGGACTTTTGGAGAAATATGGTCCTGAGAGGGTTTATGATACCCCTATTACCGAG GCTGGATTCACTGGAATTGGAGTTGGTGCCGCCTATGCTGGCTTAAAGCCTGTTGTAGAATTTATGACGTTTAACTTTTCAATGCAG GCAATTGATCATATCATTAATTCTGCTGCGAAGTCAAATTACATGTCTGCTGGACAGATAAATGTACCCATCGTCTTTAGAGGACCCAATGGTGCTGCTGCTGGTGTTGGTGCTCAGCATTCTCAG TGCTATGCAGCCTGGTACGCCTCAGTTCCTGGTTTGAAAGTTCTCGCTCCATATTCGGCTGAAGATGCTCGTGGTCTTCTTAAAGCTGCCATTAGAGACCCTGACCCTGTTGTCTTCCTTGAAAACGAGTTACT ATATGGTGAATCATTTCCAATTTCAGAAGAAGCACTTGATTCAAGTTTCTGTCTTCCCATAGGCAAAGCCAAG ATTGAACGAGAAGGAAAGGATGTAACAATAGTAACTTTCTCGAAGATGGTCGGTTTTGCCCTCAAG GCAGCTGAGAAGCTCGCAGAAGAGGGAATAAGTGCCGAG GTAATAAATCTGCGGTCAATCCGTCCGCTAGACAGAGAAACCATCAATGCTTCAGTGAGAAAAACAAGTAGATTGGTAACAGTTGAAGAAGGTTTCCCTCAGCATGGAGTCTGTGCAGAAATCTG TGCGTCGGTTGTGGAGGAGAGCTTTTCATACTTGGATGCACCGGTGGAGAGGATAGCAGGAGCTGATGTACCAATGCCTTATGCAGCTAACCTAGAGAGATTGGCTCTTCCTCAGGTAGAGGATATCGTTCGAGCAGCCAAGAGAGCTTGTTACAGatccaaatga